One Antedon mediterranea chromosome 1, ecAntMedi1.1, whole genome shotgun sequence genomic window, CTCACATTTCCTCTCTCTTTATCATTATACCATAGTCATAGAAGCACAGACAGGTCTCTCACATTTCTTCTCTCTTTATCATTATACCATAGTCATAGAAGCACAGACAGGTCTCTCACATTTCTTCTCTCTTTATCATTATACCATAGTCATAGAAACACAGACAGGTCTGTCATATTTCTTCTCTCTTTATCATTATACCATAGTCATAGAAGCACAGACAGGTCTCTCATATTTCTTCTCTCTTTATCATTATACCATAGTCATGCTCTCTCTCATAGCAGATTTATAAAAGTAATTCTATATTCTGGTGCAGGTCCGTACTCCTTATGTCTGGACTTGGAATTGGTTCAGAAGATCAACACTTACTGAACCTTCAGATGATGATTGACATGGTTACAGGTAATCTAGGCAACATTGAGGATCAAAAGATGACAGCAAACATTGTACAAGTCATCGTCGCTGGCAACAGTCTCAGCTCTAATGCTAAGAATAAAGACGCTATGTCCATGGTGAGAAATTTAAAAGATATtcagtattacaaatatttcCTATTTAAGTTGAAATAATCTGATGTCAGCTATTCAAATGCATAAACAACTTCTTTCTTCTTGagtactgtatgttaattattatacagtcgactctcccaataccagactctctgaCAACTAGAAACTCTCACAATATTAGACTCTCTGACAACTGGAAACTCTCAcaataccagactctctgacaactggaaactctcccaataccagactctctgaaaactggAAACTCTCCCAGACCAGACTTTACTTGAAGttcaaaaggtcccaaattcatttttaccattaaaaatacattctgaataccagactttccggaaaaccagacacattaggccagcccaagagtgtccagtattgggagagttgactgtagtcAGATTTGTTATAGAACTGCATATGTTCAggtattgttatattttatataggcTAAATACTTGACAAGAAATACATCCCCCATCAGCAGTGCAGGTGTGAGGAACTTGGATGATATTTTAGCACAGTTAGTGGTAAGTAAACATTTATTGTAAGTACCCTCTACTGGGTATCCTTACTGTCAATTGCACTCTTGCAGTATATTTTTTCTAGTATCTGGATTTTATTTCAAAGTCTTATTTTAGAGTTTCTCCATACCAATTTATGTAATTTCTTATTTATCTGTTCAGAGCTCAATTCCAGTTGACATAATGCCCGGTGAACAGGATCCAGCCAACTACACTCTACCTCAACAGCCACTTCACCGTTGCATGTTTCCCCGGGCTAGCTTGTACTCATCCCTCAATCTTGTAACCAATCCATATGAGGCAACAATAGGTGGTTTTAGGTAATGTTTCTTACTTTATGACATCGTTTTTCTACTGTAAAGTCCCAGAGATTTATTGGTGATTTCTAGCGTTGAACATTAAAGTTGTCGTAACGCGAACAAATGAATAGAGGATTCCGCTGCCTCTACTAGTAGGCTCACAGTGAgacgtaggcctaggcatacTAATATCTCTATACTGATGGTTCTTCGTTTTTAGTAGGGCATATCCTAGCCCAAAACATTTTGGACTAGGCAGAATACTTAGACCTACCTAATATCCCCACGCCTACTTTCCGGAACATCATTTTATAGTCACTTTggcaaggctaggcctagctttgacCACGCTGcgatgcaacaaaaataaatgtagtcGTCGTCGTTAGTTAAAAAACGTACCCTTTCCTGTAAAttattaacatttcaatgtttacacGTAGgagatcgccgattattgttaacaataacgtcgacaggaaaaggCCCAAAGTACACAATGTCAGACGGAATGCAACACAAGTAGTATATAAGTATGTCGTAAATGTCACATCCCGTTAGGAACCAAGAGGTAATATCTCGGAATAAGTGCTAATGTACTTCAAACCTTCTTTTAGATTCTGTGGTACATCAGGCCAAAATGTAGAAAGTATTTACAGGACAACAACGATGGATGACCGAATGGAAATCCTAGAAACAACACTCAAGGCTGGTCATGTGGCACCAACTGCACCAGATTTGTTAGGTTAGTTCAGGTATTGATACCATGATCTCATAAAGATTAAGAGTTTCTGTCACTGGATAATGATAATTACCAACTTTTGTTTCTTTAATCAGGTTGTTATCCATATTTCAACGATGACCCTTTTATCATCAAACACTGCCCTCATATTTATTTTACCGGAAACCAACCAAAGTTTCAAACTAAGCGATGGACAGGTGAGAGAATATTGTAAAACTTTTCAATTATATAATATGTCGATATAAATTCCAATTTTTAGTAactttgatatattttattatttcagatTCACTAGGCAAGAAAGTCACATTAATATGTATCCCAGAATTCCACACTACACAGACATGTGTACTAGTTAACCTTCGAACTATGGAATGCCAACCTTTAACCTTTGACACTGACATATCAGAGCAAGCATCTGATGTTGATATGGCAGATGAAGAGGTGGGTGCAAAACGATGATGCAGATTTTCTGATTACCATTTCATGAATacaattaatttgcatatttaaatgAGGAGATTCCTTATACCTGGTGTACAAGATGACATCAGCCCTAACTATTCTAGTCCATTTTCTGATTATTTAATATGGTAATATTCATGCAGGAAATTTGTTTAATGTCTGTACTTTACTATGcacaaaaatgatttattaaagACTTTTTCTTAAGAAAAACAAACTTTGTACAGTCTGCTATTTTCAGAATGAAAgtacacaataatataataactttcttttattaaaaatatacacaGACTAACaacatacaaaattaattatatatttatattatctattataaaaaaaaaagttttaaacaattttttaaatcatcCCTGTTGAAAATACTGAGTTGCCTGAATGAGGGAGGGCATCAGTAATGATGCATTTTCACCTGAAATTGTTATGTTGTAATGTCTTGATAGAAAAGTAGATATGGTGTTGAGGAATGATGGACGCTGGGTATTGGACAAAGAAGCGATTTAATGTCTTCTTCTGACAAAACCTCAACCATATCATCATCAAATCGTGCCCATGTTGAATTATTCGTTGTTACAGCACTTGAGGTCTCTTTGGTTTCTAAGGGTTTGACATTATATGAGGGTACGCGGGCATAGCATACATAATGTCCACTAGAGCTAGTTGTACCACTGTGCATTACGATCGCATAAAGTTCATACCGCTGATGGCGCTGTTTGCATTCCGTACTGCACCAAGCTGTCAATGTTAGAGTTAGCGGTGTTGCAAGGTGCGTATTGATCTTCGATACTGAACCATCTTGATAAAACCTGGAAAAATGGtaaatgttaattcattgtttaGACTTTTTCAGGTAGGTACATAAATTGTCGCCAATATGATTGAAGGTTTATATGCCATAACTCATATCACAGACCAATGTAATATgaataatgtaattaaataattctCAATACAACGAACACCAACATCACCAGTTCAGAAGGCGCACTGGTGCAAGTAttattatagtactgtacttacCCTGAAAAAACTGTTGAAAATCTCTTAAGATGGAATATTAAAATGGTTGGTAACTTGTGAAATAATACCGATCTTTCAGCTTCATTGTGCTGCAAACAGCGCTCACAGAAATACTTATTTGTGTCAGTCAGTCGTTCCGTACACGTATACTCCGACAAAGCCCAGCTAAGTGAAAGGTTAGTTGGCGTTAGACCACAATCTGCAAAAACAAAGTGTTTAAGAAGTTTAAGCctagtctacactagcaaacctCTTGTTTTCTGCAGATTCTAAAATTTTGTCAATTTGgtttacactagcaaactttggaGAACTACTTTTGACAAACTTAAAGTTTGAAAACAGAAGTTTATCAGTGTAGACAAGAGTTTTTACTACATTTAATTGCATTATTCTAACATTCTGTTTCTTTTTCCATAAAGTAGTCTCACCATTTGAGGAACTGCTGCAAACATCAGACACCTTCTGGACAGGTAGTCCCACCTCTTGGAAATCCTCGGTGCGCTCATTAAATTCTTCACACTCACTACATCTGGTTCTCAATAAAACCAAGCCTTGAAACAGTCGTTCTACAAAATCATACTTATTGGTGGCTGCTGTTGAGTTGGAGACAACATCCTTTTTTGCTGGAACTTCTGGTGTTTCCATTGTTAATTTTGATTCCTCTGAGCCACTAGACACCTCCATCAAATTTGCTTCATCATGCTTTTCAAG contains:
- the LOC140060675 gene encoding DNA polymerase delta subunit 2-like, with amino-acid sequence MSELMCNPTEEQLKLSRGTSNYHSHCDQFIIKDRNYSRQYAHLYAQRLKCFYPTLEKTIQRKWGNSINICKLFELKKGERCCVIGTIFKSMELRPNILKEISDEHNLMPQPSREKYISDSDTLILEDDLQRISLVGNIDVSKAVIGTIVAVLGKEDSSSKFEVEDITFVDLPSQIPATPPEQDRSVLLMSGLGIGSEDQHLLNLQMMIDMVTGNLGNIEDQKMTANIVQVIVAGNSLSSNAKNKDAMSMAKYLTRNTSPISSAGVRNLDDILAQLVSSIPVDIMPGEQDPANYTLPQQPLHRCMFPRASLYSSLNLVTNPYEATIGGFRFCGTSGQNVESIYRTTTMDDRMEILETTLKAGHVAPTAPDLLGCYPYFNDDPFIIKHCPHIYFTGNQPKFQTKRWTDSLGKKVTLICIPEFHTTQTCVLVNLRTMECQPLTFDTDISEQASDVDMADEEVGAKR